The Nymphaea colorata isolate Beijing-Zhang1983 chromosome 7, ASM883128v2, whole genome shotgun sequence DNA window CAAAATGTGGCAGATCACAGGCATGTGAACAAATTTTTGGTGCATCATGAAGGCGTATATAAACTGCTTTGATTTAAGtgcaaaaaacaaacacagCATAAGATTGAGAAGAGCTGCCGGTTCCATAGAAGGATATCTATTAAGAATCGCAACAGGAATTCCCCAAGAAGCATCATATGCTTTTCAACCACCTCTATTGAACAATTTCACTAGCTACATGCATGCCATCCTGTCCTTTCTGCATTTACCAGCAAAGAAGCAATACCATAGgaaattcaaaagaatgcccaatagaaaaagagatgttccctatttatagggatgtcaatgtattgGATTACAATAGGATATACTCTTAACCTTATCCATTTTTTCGAATATCTATGCACTCAGATTCTagtacaaataaagaaaaatttcatcTGAATTCGAAgtccaatttttacattcatatctgaattcaaatgtgatttttggactgaatccgaccaattttcaaaatgcatgtaagagcattggatataggaaGTCTGAATCTGCATCCGAATCggattagatatttatgtatatttgatcaattcaatttgatttcttaattagagATTAAAGTTTTATCATATCTGATTTTGTTGGAATGGtcgaatatccaattcaaattggatatattaaGATCCCTACCCATTTGTGGCTATaaaaaaaccagtggtggaaaTCGCAATTTTTAGCTGAGGGgcattatttaaatcattctcaTACTTTAAGGGgctttaatatttaaaaataactaaagaATCAAaggtacatatataaatatagcaAAAATTTGTGGGAGCTGGAGTATGTAACTGTCCATACCAGTCCACTGGAGCCTCACAAACGCATAGGTTTTTTCTGGCCCACTTCCACGTTACTCAATAATGAtaaaaggaagataaaaaatGAGGAGAATCCGGCCTCTATTCAGCCGAAGAGAGATTTCATTCCACTCTGCAAGAACCTGCCATCACAAGTTGTTTCAGACCATCCCAATATATTTTAGCCAATAATCCACCATCACTAGGGTTGTACATGAGTCAACTTGAGGCCAGCTCGATCTTGACTCAATTCGAaaaactcaagctcaagctcaattGGAACCACAGCACCTTGATTCAAATATACGGTGTCGAGAATGAGCTCAACTCACTTAACTCATTTATCTTAAcctatcttgttttttttttaactcatctaACTTGTCAACtcgttaactcatttaactaattcaactacgACAAACCAGTTTCACATAGTTGAGGCACGCCGAGTTTAAAccagttgagttcttacaacttgaaaTCGACTCGTTTGATATTTTAAACATAAACTTAAACTTGAACTCAAGTCATTTACAAATGATTCAATTTGAGTCAAGTTTTTTCAAGCAAGTTGAAGTCAAATTGAGTTAAGTCGACCCCCTGCTACCGCCCCCACAGTCATTAACATGTAAGCccgcatttctttctttccacaaGTTTCTTGACCAAAAGCATGCAAAACTTCCACTTCCACAACCACTTCATCCTTTCTTGCAAGGAGAGTTGGTAAGAATATTAATATTGAACTTCCGGCCACAAAACACTGGACTTTAGTCAACTGTTTCTGCATCCCTTTCAAACTGGGCATCTTGCCGCTAGTAATACCCCAAATCTCTGGATTCAATCCATAGTTGGGAGCTTCTTTTAAAACATGCACATCTCAATGGGTCTTTCTAGTCCTTCCTGATATGATTGTAAATGTCTTAACGTTTCAGTGAGGATGCCTCCTCTCCATTAATCGACAAAAGCTTATCAGCTTCTCCATTCAAAGAGATAGCTTAATTTTTCCCATGGAAACTAGTGATACTTGGATCTTAATTCCTTCAACAAGGAATTTACTTGGGCAAGTAAATCAGAAAGGCTTTACTGCACTTAAAAGTTTAACAAAGTCTACTCCACCTTTCTCATAGAGGGAAAAGAGGGCGCTGCATAGCTCTGTCCATGCATTTCATTGCATGATGTCTTACGTCGAGGGTCTTCTGACTCCTTCCACTAGAAAAGGAGCACAGTTGCACAGGCCTTCTCTATCAAAGCCAAAACGGAACATGGAATCTTAAAAGCCAAGAGCCAAAAGCCCATAATCAAGCCTACCACATGTCTGAACAAACAAAATTCACCCCATAAATTTCCCATGTGTTAACAAGGTAAACAATAGAATAACATGAATGAATATAGTTTTACGTCCATTTCCTCTCattataaataaactaaaagttcatatttgtttaacgtaatgaaaaatatttaagttgACCTTtaagagttatatatatatatatatatatatatatatatatatatatatatatatatatatatatatctagaaagagagagagagagagagagagactttgtCTAAAAGGAGTGGTCTATTTGCTCTttctgacacacacacacatacacacataaaCAGAGGCACATGCTTATTGCATACCCATTTGCGTCAGTTATGAGAGAGTATCCAGCAATTGGCCCTATTGATCTCAAGACGCATCTGTACTTTTCAGTCTGTTCCCTGTCCAAATTAACCTTCTTCTGGTTTTATGTAATAGAAACTTGAAATGATCCACTATCTTCTTTGATGTCAGAAGGAGAAACATCAAGAAAGACAGGTATAATCCACTTATTCTCCTTATCATCTTCGTGAATTTCCAGCATCTTGGCAGCCTCGAGCAGACACCATTTCGATTTGGCGTAGTTCTTGGACAAGATGGACATGACAACCTGGGATGCCTTCATGTATCCCAAAATCTCGCTGATCCTTTCACCCTTTCGGAGGCCCACACTGTCGAAGAAGGCAGATATACGGCATTGGTTCAGCTCCTTGTAGAGATGGCTGGTGAAGCGGCCTCTTGTGTCTTTGCCTCTGAAACtcaaaaacatgttgaaattaaAGCCACCACCATTAGAAGACGAAGTAACCCTAGAAGGCCCAGCTTTTTCCTCCCTAACCCTCTTCCAGCTTGAAGAATAGAGAGGCATCTTCCTCTCCACAAATGAAATCAGTTGGAGAAATCCTCTGTTTCAGGTGCACCCAAAGATGCTTCTGAAAAGTTGCCCCAAATACCTACGAAATTGCAAATTTGGATGGTTGGAAGCAGTGATCAGCAAACAAGGTCCAATAGACTGCATGAGGAtgatccaattaaaaaaaaaaggaaaaactgcaaGAGAGCCATTGCAAGGCCTAGATCTGTAGAgataaatggagaaaagaaaaaaaagcccGCCACACGACACCGAGATGAGACTTGACAGTTGACTCAATTCCAACTTCGCGCTGCAGATCAGGCAGCGTTTTAAAAGTTTACTTGGCATGCAGGCGgtaactttttctcttttgtttttaattaccATTGGGAGGAGCCATCCTTTTCAATCATATAAAACATTTGCTTAATTTTTAAACAACTAACACATAACTAAACTGAACCTATGACCTCGTCTCAAAGTAtgatccaattaaaaaaaaaaaggaaaaactgcaaGAGAGCCATTGCAAGGCCTAGATCTGTAGAgataaatggagaaaagaaaaaaaagcccGCCACACGATACCGAGATGAGACTTGACAGTTGACTCAATTCCAACTTCGCGCTGCAGATCAGGCAGCGTTTTAAAAGTTTACTTGGCATGCAGGCGgtaactttttctcttttgtttttaattaccATTGGGAGGAGCCATCCTTTTCAATCATATAAAACATTTGCTTAATTTTTAAACAACTAACACATAACTAAACTGAACCTATGACCTCGTCTCAAAGTCCTTTTATTgcctaaaagaaaaagagtttaATCTGTTTTTGAACAGTGTTTGttggcaaaaaataaaattttgagaaaaatgagcCATGTttgatgaaggaaaaataaagttcaagataaataaaatttgccATTAATGCAACATGACAATTCCTACCAAGGTCGACTCTAGTGTGAGAGGTGCATTCGACTAAAGATAAAAAGTCAGAAACGATGtgtgtttcttttaaaaaaaattgaaacaaagagaaacaCAAGAATGTTATCACAACAGGTTAGATGTTATGGCCCCAAcaaggaccatgtgttatgggcTAAAGAATGGTAGGCTTCTTATAAGGACCAAAGTGGGATACAACAGAGAAAACACTTACcgtaaaattatgaaaatgccTTTTAACAAAACTAGTAAGAACATGCCTTCCCATGTTATCAACATGACACGGTAAGTGGTCTAATCTCTCGTGCACACTTAATAAGGTCTtatgcatttaaaattttcaagtgtcTGCAAAATTATAGGGGAAGCAAACAAAATTAAGGTGGATTGTCTCATGCATGTACTCTAGAAAAGCAAGGACAACAAGgggagaaaaaaggaagaaacaaagaaacttgTCTTAGCTCCTGCAATCTTAATATATGTTAAAATGAAATTTGTCACATGATTGAAAGCGCTTTGTGAATGCCATGTCATTCTGATTGGTGTATTGCAAATCGATTGGGTGTTGGTCAATTCCCAGTGGATTAATCAGTGTGATGGGTAGCTATCTGTGAAGTCCATCCCAAGACCGTTTTCTGATCACAAAGCGATGATCCGTAATGTCTAGGAAGTGTTTCATAACTTCTCTTCGTACAAGATTCCATTTTGTGAAGCTGTGGTTGCTGGTGAACGactacaaaagaattgtgagaTAGGAGTGCGTTAGCCCCCTGCTAACTCACCAACTCTTTACAAGGAAACCTTAAGATgacaagcacacacacacacaccctaatCCCAGACTAGGGCTTCTTCCTCCCAAAGGTAAGACACTCTCAAAGCTGCCCCCCCCGCGTTCTGGCCTTCCAACCCTATTTATGGAGGTTATCAGGTCAGTCCAATGGACTCAAGCCGTGATGCCATTTTTGGTAACTAACTTTTACTTCCCCCTTTgaaaaacaccttgtcctcaacgTGTAAGTGGCTGAGAAGGAATTGTTGCTGAATGAGAATAGTCTTTCCACCTTAGTTTGCATTGCATTTACAGCACGTAAATGCATCTGTCAAAATAATGTGTTGCACATCAATATGTAACACACTACTAATGCCCCAGCATTCAGCTTCCCTTAAGGTCTGAAATTTAACCCACCGATTGGCATCAAAAGGCCTCCCTGGGTGTTccttattccacttaatcaaggGAACATACTTGGTGCGGTGAGCAGCCATTCCTTGGATTTCAGGAACGATGCATGTCAATGGTGTGTAAGGTAGCTACTTTCCAAGTAAGAGGGGCTCAGACAAGGAGACCCATTGCCTCCATACCTCGTCATCATTGTTATGGACATATTCTCAAAAGGATTTCAAGCGAGGGTCATCAATAAGCTGACGTGTCCCCCAGTTATTTCTCGTTAACTTCCAAGGATCAGTTCACTCCTCTTCACAGATGATGTTCGGTGTTTAGCTCTGCCACATTCAAGCCCTTGCAAGGTATTAGAAAATTTCTAGGTGACATGGAAAGGAGAGTTGGTCTTGTTGTCAATGATGCCAAACCAGGCTTCTACCCTTTCCATGTTGAGGAACGGAACCTTAGTAGGTTAGAGGCTCTATTTGGAGTATCTTGGTATCCTTATTTTTGCAGGTAATCTCACTGAACCTTACCATGATCGGCTCCTCCTGAAGGTGGAAGTAGAATGTCTACATGGAAGATGAAGTTGCTGGCTTAGCTGGTGGGCTAAGCTTAATCAAATATAACATCACATTTATCATCACCTATTGGATGATGGTGTACAAGCTGGTAAAGGGAGCCAATCATTAAGAACATTGAAAAGgagatggctcattttttgtgGGGACATGAGCAGGATAGCTCAGAGGGACACCTTGTCTCTTGGTCCATCATATTCAGGAATAGAGGAGGCATGGGAATCAAACCACTGTAAGAACTCAATAGGAGCCTTCTAGCTGACCAGATTTGTTCAATCATGAACCAAGAAATCTTACTTCATGAGTGGTCACATAAGAGATATTTGGGGAGGGATTGCAGCCTGTGGACTCTTCGCAAACCTAGGAAGGGGATAGTGTACAGTGGAAGCGTGGTGATGGTTGTAAGGTCAAATTCTGGATTGATAACTGACAAGGTAGCATTCTTTTCAATGAGTGGAATGGTGAGGTGTATGGCAGCTGGATGAATCGGAAGTATCTTACCATGACAGAGATGCTCGATGCCACTTCGTACAGCAACTTAACTTACCTAGGCTCCACACTGCCATGGCGAATCTGATATTCACAGATGAAATTGATAAAATCATTTAGACAGACAAATCCAATATGCAATTGAAGGGTGGAGATCTATGGCAAGTGATAGAACCAGATTTCCCTTCTACCATTGGAAAAAGAAAGTCTAGTATAGTGCTGCACCAGCTAGAGAAGCTTAGTCTCTATATTTGGCATGAGCAGGTAGGATGACCATGCAAGATAGGATAAAAAATCGGGGAATTGAGTTAGTGAATAGATGCTATCTTAATGTTGTAGGAAAGAGGAATCCAAGCAGCACCTTTTCCTGAGCTCCAAAAGTGATGCAAGCACTTTGGTGTTGGGTGGTGGGCAGATTCAATCAGAAAAGAGTCACCAGGTCTTCAGTTGCTAAGGAATTTGTGATAGTTGTTGTAGGAAGAGGAGGGGAGTGGGTGGAGAAGCTTTAGCAGAGGACCCAACCAAGGAACAGAGTAAGTTACTCACAAAGCTCGGGACAATGTGATcctctgttttttccttttttttttaagttttctttgCTCAATTGCAGGAGCAGagccatattttttttttcatggaacaTTAAATACATAATTACCAGATGATCTTTTATTCAAAtagaagaagatcaagagctGGGGTGATGTCTAATAACTTTGGCtcgaaaaaaa harbors:
- the LOC116257217 gene encoding disease resistance protein Roq1-like, which produces MPLYSSSWKRVREEKAGPSRVTSSSNGGGFNFNMFLSFRGKDTRGRFTSHLYKELNQCRISAFFDSVGLRKGERISEILGYMKASQVVMSILSKNYAKSKWCLLEAAKMLEIHEDDKENKWIIPVFLDVSPSDIKEDSGSFQVSIT